One genomic window of Candidatus Nanohalobium constans includes the following:
- a CDS encoding LamG domain-containing protein, which yields MNLTGWWPLHENNGRANDLSGNGNHGTLGDGSTTSTYPTQGVAGKGGLTAYSFDNSNDQHVRINLPSKYSIKNSTFSVWAKMDSSDYRYILFLSSTDSGDTPYLFVRTSDTGAAQVHYDDGNSNFAEVKDSGNYFDEWHHFCFSLTENRINLYMDGELVDQSDISSHSDFSLNGRFRIGNRPASFPASGEICDVRFYNRTLTPQEVQKLYEWGSGDYTDQSLHDSSDSGAVSRWTFDDTVNDSWGSNDGGSGTSSGYTSNSIRGKAMQFNGSDEYVQVSNDSSLYPSDSDFTLSGWFRYTQSGEFEYFLGFADQTYSVRANSDNTLNCRVDDGSNKVDLSSNKKIADSSWHHFTFVVDKSSNQTLLFIDGALSGTADISAVGKLSTSEPLNIGTFDTTTSSGNYFTGDIDDLRIYKRALKPHEVFQLYQWGTRGRDMRKMTVNAKGDQ from the coding sequence ATGAATCTTACAGGATGGTGGCCACTACATGAAAACAATGGACGAGCAAACGACCTTTCAGGAAACGGCAACCATGGAACACTTGGCGATGGATCCACAACCTCCACATATCCTACACAAGGAGTAGCAGGTAAAGGAGGACTAACTGCTTATAGCTTCGATAATTCCAATGATCAGCATGTTCGAATAAATCTGCCTTCAAAATACAGCATCAAAAATTCGACATTCTCTGTCTGGGCTAAGATGGACTCAAGCGATTATCGATACATTTTGTTTTTGTCTAGCACCGATAGTGGCGATACACCCTATTTGTTTGTTAGAACATCTGATACCGGTGCAGCACAAGTTCACTACGATGACGGCAACAGTAATTTTGCCGAGGTTAAGGACTCTGGAAACTATTTTGATGAATGGCATCACTTCTGTTTCTCTCTGACTGAGAACAGGATTAATCTGTATATGGATGGAGAACTTGTGGATCAAAGCGATATTTCATCCCACTCAGATTTCTCACTTAACGGGAGATTCAGAATAGGAAACCGACCAGCAAGCTTCCCTGCCTCAGGAGAAATATGCGACGTAAGATTCTACAACCGAACCCTAACACCTCAAGAAGTACAAAAACTGTACGAATGGGGGAGCGGCGACTACACAGACCAAAGCTTACATGACAGTTCCGATTCAGGTGCAGTCTCAAGATGGACATTTGACGACACAGTAAATGATTCTTGGGGAAGTAATGATGGAGGAAGCGGCACAAGCTCAGGGTATACCTCAAATTCGATTAGAGGGAAAGCTATGCAGTTTAACGGATCTGATGAGTATGTGCAGGTATCTAATGATTCATCGCTTTATCCATCAGATTCCGATTTTACCTTGTCTGGATGGTTCAGATACACTCAGTCAGGCGAGTTTGAGTATTTCCTGGGATTTGCCGATCAGACATATTCTGTGAGAGCTAACTCCGATAATACACTGAACTGTAGAGTGGATGATGGCTCAAATAAGGTGGATCTTTCCTCAAACAAAAAAATAGCCGATTCATCGTGGCATCATTTCACATTCGTAGTAGATAAATCAAGCAACCAAACCCTGTTATTCATTGACGGCGCATTATCTGGCACCGCAGACATATCCGCTGTAGGAAAATTATCAACCTCAGAACCCTTAAACATCGGAACATTTGACACCACTACCTCATCCGGAAACTACTTCACAGGCGACATTGACGACCTCAGAATCTACAAACGAGCACTAAAACCTCACGAAGTATTCCAACTCTACCAATGGGGAACCAGAGGACGAGACATGAGAAAAATGACTGTAAACGCTAAAGGTGACCAATAA
- the gatC gene encoding Asp-tRNA(Asn)/Glu-tRNA(Gln) amidotransferase subunit GatC, with translation MVDTEEVKQVAENARIKISDEEAEDFTEDFQEILGMFETLDQVDTEDVEPSFHPVETESKQREDQKEETLEKEDVFQNTENEEDGYFKGPSV, from the coding sequence ATGGTAGATACTGAGGAAGTCAAACAAGTAGCAGAAAACGCACGCATCAAAATAAGTGACGAAGAAGCAGAAGACTTTACAGAAGACTTCCAGGAAATCCTAGGTATGTTCGAAACACTCGACCAGGTAGACACAGAAGATGTTGAACCAAGCTTCCATCCGGTAGAGACAGAATCAAAGCAGAGAGAAGACCAAAAAGAAGAAACACTGGAAAAAGAAGATGTCTTCCAGAATACAGAGAATGAGGAAGACGGTTATTTCAAGGGACCGAGCGTATAA
- the ileS gene encoding isoleucine--tRNA ligase produces MTGYDPDKIEATVSKQWQENNTRQKVLDRNEGNERFYFLDGPPYASGNIHMGTGLNKILKDFYLRFHRKLGFNVHSQPGYDTHGLPIENKVEEEKGFNSKKEIEDFGVENFIKECQNFVDGHIDQMNDDFEDIGIWMDWENPYVTYHDYYIEGAWQTFKEAYQKGYLYEDQYPVHICTRCETAVAYNEIEYTKLDDPEVYVAMPVKDSDEEFLIWTTTPWTLPANAAIMVHPGHEYSLVKFNDRKIWMASELRDQIMEKFGIEEDEFEVLKEIEGSELEGREYNHPLEDIVPAQEDVQGRVILSERYVDLEGGTGLVHSAPGHGKEDYEVGQENDVKQISPVDLKGEFTEEAGKYEGTHVKDADPQIMEDLGENLLYSGEINHEYPKCWRCDTPLLQLSIPQWFFGATQFRDELVDYNEEVNWVPDWAGQKFHEWLEQLGDWPVSRQRYWGIPLPIWECQDCDHTKVIGDRDELPEVPDDLHRPYIDDVELDCEECGGTMERIPDVLDVWFDSGVAPWASLKNPEIDFSFEDVDTVDLELEGFDQIRGWWNSQFITSHMTYDQKPFDNVIYHGKVMLDGKEMSKSKGIVVSPEEAVEKYGRDILRFFILSGNPADDLNFTWDKMEENMEFLNILWNTYNYKDTYTGETERPENLEIEDRWILSRFNSVLEEVREQCTEPNYQAYKAAQTLEDFTKNDLSRGYIKMIRDRLKDGENQEAASWTLRKVTDDLLRLLSPFTPYLAEYLHEGEDSIHMQDLPEVNDELLDRDLERGMGIFQDVEEAAARLRQDQGIKLRHPVKRVTVSGSEEVEQAVQDLEELLKENLNAKEVVFEKVELDYEVKLDYAEAGPVLGGKVSDAEEELADLDHAEVAEKVEASESVELAGEELGSEMFDVRTHVPEGMEGEEFSDGTVYIDQERTEELLDEAFVAEVIRDIQQKRKEAELEVEDQVELSFSGDTEPLEQHEEEIRSRVNLSELGFGGEDLDYSGSVEFEGRKIEFSFSDPVE; encoded by the coding sequence ATGACAGGCTACGATCCGGACAAAATTGAAGCAACTGTTTCAAAACAGTGGCAGGAAAACAATACGCGGCAAAAAGTTTTAGACAGAAACGAAGGAAACGAAAGATTCTACTTCCTAGACGGTCCTCCTTATGCATCAGGAAACATCCACATGGGAACCGGACTCAACAAAATACTGAAAGACTTCTACCTGCGTTTCCATAGAAAGCTGGGATTCAATGTGCATTCTCAGCCAGGATATGATACTCACGGCCTTCCGATCGAGAACAAAGTAGAAGAGGAGAAAGGCTTTAACTCTAAGAAAGAAATTGAAGACTTCGGAGTTGAGAATTTCATCAAGGAATGTCAGAACTTTGTTGATGGACACATCGATCAGATGAACGATGACTTTGAAGATATTGGAATATGGATGGACTGGGAGAACCCGTATGTAACCTATCACGATTATTATATTGAAGGAGCTTGGCAGACATTCAAGGAAGCGTATCAGAAAGGGTATCTCTACGAGGACCAGTATCCAGTCCATATCTGTACTCGGTGTGAAACGGCTGTAGCATACAATGAAATCGAATATACTAAGCTAGATGATCCTGAAGTCTATGTTGCGATGCCGGTCAAAGACTCTGATGAGGAGTTCCTGATCTGGACAACAACACCGTGGACTCTTCCGGCTAACGCAGCGATCATGGTACATCCAGGACATGAATACTCTTTAGTCAAGTTTAATGATAGGAAAATCTGGATGGCTTCCGAGCTCCGAGACCAGATAATGGAGAAGTTCGGAATTGAGGAAGACGAATTTGAGGTCTTGAAAGAGATTGAAGGCTCAGAATTAGAGGGTAGAGAATATAATCATCCTCTGGAAGATATCGTTCCTGCTCAAGAAGATGTTCAGGGCAGAGTAATCCTGTCAGAAAGATATGTCGACCTAGAAGGCGGCACAGGACTCGTTCACTCCGCACCAGGCCACGGTAAAGAAGACTATGAAGTAGGGCAGGAGAACGATGTCAAACAGATTTCCCCTGTAGACCTGAAAGGAGAATTTACTGAAGAAGCCGGAAAGTATGAAGGTACTCATGTCAAGGATGCAGATCCTCAGATTATGGAAGATCTAGGAGAAAATCTTCTCTACTCTGGAGAGATTAACCACGAGTATCCAAAATGCTGGAGATGTGACACGCCGCTTCTACAGCTCTCAATCCCACAGTGGTTCTTCGGAGCAACGCAGTTTAGAGACGAACTTGTAGATTACAATGAGGAGGTTAACTGGGTTCCGGACTGGGCTGGTCAGAAGTTCCATGAGTGGCTTGAACAGCTAGGTGATTGGCCGGTTTCCAGACAGCGTTACTGGGGAATCCCGCTTCCGATCTGGGAATGCCAGGACTGCGACCACACAAAGGTAATCGGTGATAGAGACGAACTGCCGGAAGTACCGGATGACCTTCACCGACCTTACATTGACGATGTAGAGCTGGATTGTGAGGAATGTGGAGGCACTATGGAGAGGATTCCTGATGTACTAGATGTATGGTTTGACTCTGGTGTAGCTCCTTGGGCTTCACTGAAGAACCCGGAGATAGACTTCTCGTTTGAGGATGTCGATACGGTTGATCTGGAGCTCGAAGGATTTGATCAAATCCGTGGATGGTGGAACAGCCAGTTCATCACTTCCCACATGACTTATGATCAGAAGCCGTTCGACAATGTCATCTACCACGGAAAAGTCATGTTGGATGGAAAGGAAATGAGTAAGTCGAAAGGAATAGTTGTCTCGCCTGAAGAAGCAGTGGAAAAGTACGGTAGGGATATTCTCAGATTCTTCATTCTCTCCGGGAATCCTGCGGACGATTTGAACTTTACATGGGATAAGATGGAGGAAAACATGGAGTTCCTCAACATCCTCTGGAACACATACAACTACAAAGACACATACACAGGGGAAACAGAAAGACCAGAGAATCTAGAGATTGAGGACAGATGGATCCTGTCTAGGTTCAACTCTGTGCTTGAAGAAGTAAGAGAACAGTGCACAGAGCCGAACTACCAGGCATACAAAGCAGCACAAACTCTAGAGGACTTCACAAAAAACGATCTGTCTCGTGGATACATCAAGATGATTAGAGACAGACTAAAAGATGGAGAAAACCAGGAAGCTGCATCCTGGACTCTTAGAAAGGTTACAGATGATCTTCTAAGACTGCTCTCACCGTTCACGCCTTATCTTGCCGAGTATCTGCATGAGGGCGAAGACTCAATCCATATGCAGGATCTGCCAGAAGTAAATGATGAACTCCTAGACAGAGACCTAGAAAGAGGCATGGGAATCTTCCAGGATGTCGAGGAAGCAGCGGCTCGTCTCAGACAGGACCAAGGAATAAAATTAAGGCATCCTGTCAAAAGAGTAACTGTTTCAGGAAGTGAAGAAGTAGAGCAGGCTGTACAAGATCTTGAAGAACTGCTGAAGGAGAATCTCAATGCCAAAGAAGTGGTATTTGAGAAAGTTGAGCTTGACTATGAGGTCAAACTTGACTATGCTGAGGCAGGTCCGGTCCTAGGTGGTAAAGTTTCAGACGCTGAAGAAGAACTCGCTGATTTAGATCATGCAGAGGTTGCTGAGAAAGTCGAGGCAAGTGAATCTGTCGAGCTTGCTGGTGAAGAACTTGGTTCAGAAATGTTTGATGTAAGAACCCATGTGCCAGAAGGAATGGAAGGTGAGGAGTTCTCCGATGGAACAGTTTACATAGATCAGGAAAGGACAGAAGAGCTTCTTGACGAAGCGTTCGTCGCTGAAGTGATAAGAGATATCCAGCAGAAAAGAAAGGAAGCTGAGCTTGAAGTTGAGGATCAGGTAGAGCTTTCTTTCAGTGGTGATACAGAGCCTCTCGAACAGCATGAAGAGGAGATCCGGAGCAGGGTTAACCTCTCCGAGCTTGGCTTTGGTGGTGAGGACTTGGATTACTCCGGCAGCGTTGAGTTTGAGGGGCGTAAAATCGAATTCAGTTTCTCCGATCCTGTAGAGTAG
- a CDS encoding DHH family phosphoesterase codes for MQVEKLKPAVEFLEKSEETEDIGIIHHWDMDGTASSVIISKILEEVRGEPAQWVSIPEERAYHLSEKDHEKIENLDKLIVLDFNLEADEMEQLLEDYDLEILMVDHHSFGRKPEGVSFVNPREFDAEIYVPCSKICLDISEEFGLKDELRWIAGMGVIQDFGVDSCPELFDNLEEEYDKYLPDEKTQQQLAKNCEYGRYSSILNIKPYRDSKHFAKLAYEALMKSDSLMEIEAQEEYRQVYEVYLEMQDEFNEVLENYEEEREVDRDQCVIFFELDSEFNINSSIATNMSTKTPEWIHLVVQRDEDEVNISGRCQSGRVDLGKLLQEALPEKAVEEGAEGGGHRKAAGASMKPDYYPEFKSNFLQLVE; via the coding sequence ATGCAAGTCGAAAAATTGAAGCCAGCAGTAGAGTTTCTGGAAAAATCCGAAGAAACAGAAGATATAGGGATCATCCACCACTGGGATATGGACGGCACAGCCTCCTCAGTAATTATCTCCAAAATACTGGAAGAAGTAAGAGGAGAGCCAGCCCAATGGGTATCCATCCCGGAAGAAAGAGCCTACCATCTATCCGAGAAAGATCATGAGAAGATTGAGAATCTGGACAAGTTGATCGTCCTAGATTTCAACTTGGAAGCAGATGAGATGGAACAGCTCCTAGAAGACTACGATCTAGAAATATTGATGGTTGATCATCACAGCTTCGGTAGAAAGCCGGAAGGAGTAAGCTTCGTCAACCCGCGAGAGTTCGATGCGGAAATCTATGTTCCATGCAGCAAAATCTGCCTCGATATATCCGAGGAATTCGGATTAAAAGACGAACTGCGGTGGATTGCTGGAATGGGGGTTATACAGGACTTTGGAGTCGACTCATGTCCTGAACTATTTGACAACTTAGAGGAAGAGTACGATAAGTATCTGCCGGATGAAAAGACGCAGCAACAACTAGCTAAGAACTGTGAATACGGAAGATACTCCTCAATTCTGAACATCAAGCCGTACAGGGATTCAAAACACTTTGCAAAACTAGCCTATGAGGCACTGATGAAGTCCGACAGCTTGATGGAGATCGAGGCGCAGGAGGAATACCGTCAGGTCTATGAAGTCTACCTGGAGATGCAGGACGAGTTTAACGAAGTATTGGAGAACTATGAAGAGGAAAGAGAAGTAGATAGAGACCAGTGTGTAATCTTCTTCGAACTTGACAGCGAGTTTAACATTAACTCCAGTATTGCGACAAATATGTCGACGAAGACGCCTGAGTGGATTCACCTAGTTGTACAGAGAGACGAAGACGAGGTAAACATCTCCGGAAGATGTCAGTCCGGTCGTGTAGATCTCGGAAAACTCCTTCAGGAAGCATTACCAGAGAAAGCGGTTGAAGAAGGTGCTGAAGGCGGTGGTCACAGAAAGGCGGCTGGAGCCTCAATGAAGCCCGACTATTATCCGGAGTTCAAGTCGAACTTCCTGCAGTTGGTGGAGTAA
- a CDS encoding LamG domain-containing protein, with the protein MVLIGYWPLNEESGSTAYDHSGNEKHGSVNNGGDSTVVGATIGPTGQNAYSFDGSNDYVSTGFNQDNSSFTVSFWARPGSDITDFSNVIGQGDDSKTSNNSFTYTIRWAGGDLDFYTSDGSSNAAVAISAPKSTWNHYTLSWTGSEMRVFKNGKLEGTDNSISKLYSSTNNTELGGLNSSDLFKGSVSEVRIYNHVLTPQEIQYLYTVSQRGRHVSSKKKS; encoded by the coding sequence ATGGTTTTAATCGGATACTGGCCGTTAAACGAAGAATCAGGAAGTACAGCATACGACCACAGCGGGAACGAAAAACATGGTTCAGTCAACAACGGTGGAGATAGCACAGTGGTTGGAGCAACGATAGGACCCACAGGACAAAACGCATACAGTTTTGATGGGAGCAATGATTATGTCTCAACAGGATTTAACCAGGATAACAGTTCTTTTACTGTTTCCTTTTGGGCTCGACCAGGCAGCGATATAACCGATTTCAGCAATGTTATAGGACAGGGAGACGATTCTAAAACAAGCAACAATTCTTTTACATACACTATTAGATGGGCAGGCGGAGATCTTGACTTCTATACATCTGATGGATCCAGTAATGCTGCCGTTGCCATCTCAGCACCTAAAAGCACTTGGAACCACTATACTCTGTCTTGGACTGGATCAGAGATGCGGGTTTTCAAAAACGGTAAACTCGAAGGAACGGACAACTCAATATCTAAGCTTTACTCATCGACTAACAACACTGAACTCGGAGGTTTAAACAGCAGTGACCTGTTTAAAGGCTCAGTATCAGAGGTCCGAATCTACAACCATGTACTAACACCCCAAGAAATCCAATACCTCTACACAGTCAGCCAGAGAGGAAGACATGTTTCTAGCAAAAAGAAATCCTAA
- the cysS gene encoding cysteine--tRNA ligase, with protein MTLKLFNTLTREKEEFKPITEGEVKFYSCGQTIYDDLHIGNARAYVAWDTLTRYLRWKGYNVRHVQNITDVGHLTDDGDQGEDKVEKRAKEMGLEPMELVEDQIERYFEDTKALNIKRQDIVPRATGHINEMIEYVQKIIDNGYAYEVDGNLYFDVEKFAEDYPYGEMANKDIEQLKDEAESRVEEDEKKKNQYDFALWLNSEGSGHLMEWTAKFEINSEIVESTGYPGWHLECSVMGQKYLGDEFDIHAGGKDHIFPHHPNERAQCFAATGEGQARYWLHNEFIQVEGEKMSKSEGNFYTVRELLNEYSGDAIRLHLVSSHYRSETSFSHEGLEKAEKELGKARRMVQKVGVPETDNTEEEIKEQFEEFMDDDLNTAKAKQYLMETVSDLNSVREDDEEVSPAAANTVIQLFQILGVDITPNTSESEAEMADLLMEIRDEAREEEDWETSDYIRDQLQNLGFEVEDTDEGSKWLK; from the coding sequence ATGACTTTGAAACTGTTTAACACCTTGACCAGAGAGAAAGAAGAGTTCAAACCAATAACTGAAGGAGAGGTAAAGTTCTACAGCTGCGGTCAGACGATTTACGACGACCTTCACATCGGAAACGCAAGAGCATATGTCGCATGGGACACCTTAACTCGATACCTCCGATGGAAAGGCTACAACGTAAGACACGTCCAGAACATAACAGATGTTGGTCATCTAACTGACGACGGCGATCAGGGGGAAGATAAAGTAGAGAAACGGGCGAAAGAAATGGGTCTAGAGCCTATGGAACTGGTTGAAGACCAGATCGAAAGATACTTCGAAGACACAAAGGCACTGAACATCAAAAGACAGGATATAGTGCCGAGAGCCACAGGACATATCAATGAGATGATTGAGTATGTTCAAAAGATAATAGACAACGGCTATGCCTACGAAGTCGATGGGAATCTCTACTTCGATGTTGAGAAGTTTGCGGAAGACTATCCGTACGGAGAAATGGCTAACAAAGATATTGAACAGTTGAAGGATGAGGCTGAAAGCCGTGTAGAGGAAGATGAGAAAAAGAAGAACCAGTATGATTTTGCCCTATGGTTAAATTCTGAAGGAAGCGGTCACTTGATGGAATGGACAGCCAAGTTCGAAATCAATAGTGAAATCGTCGAATCAACCGGTTATCCTGGCTGGCATCTAGAATGTTCAGTGATGGGACAGAAATACTTGGGAGACGAGTTCGACATCCACGCAGGCGGAAAGGACCACATCTTCCCACACCATCCAAACGAAAGAGCACAATGCTTCGCAGCAACCGGAGAAGGTCAGGCACGGTACTGGCTTCACAATGAATTTATTCAGGTAGAAGGTGAGAAAATGAGTAAGAGTGAAGGGAATTTCTATACTGTTAGAGAACTGTTGAATGAGTACTCAGGAGATGCCATCCGGCTTCATCTTGTGTCCTCCCATTACAGAAGCGAGACTAGTTTCTCCCACGAAGGATTGGAGAAGGCCGAGAAAGAGTTAGGTAAGGCTCGCAGAATGGTTCAAAAAGTTGGAGTTCCTGAGACAGACAATACTGAAGAAGAAATCAAGGAACAGTTTGAGGAGTTTATGGATGACGACCTGAACACTGCTAAGGCGAAGCAGTACTTGATGGAGACAGTCTCTGACCTAAATTCAGTGAGGGAAGATGATGAAGAAGTTTCTCCTGCCGCAGCGAACACAGTTATCCAACTCTTCCAGATTTTAGGAGTAGATATCACTCCTAATACTTCTGAATCTGAAGCCGAGATGGCCGATCTATTGATGGAGATTCGTGATGAGGCCCGTGAGGAAGAGGACTGGGAAACCTCCGATTACATCCGTGACCAGCTTCAAAATCTTGGTTTCGAAGTTGAGGATACGGATGAAGGCAGCAAGTGGCTGAAATGA
- a CDS encoding type II toxin-antitoxin system VapC family toxin: protein MAKLLDTSFLIAYHNKRDEHHDRARELRPEKIVVNDYIYAEVLDTIYSSQGKKKAVNYSKFLEKSAKVIPVTQPIMKKTVQNFQEKDLSFTDASIAATAQKLNMDIVSFDKDFDQFKDVERIH from the coding sequence ATGGCGAAACTGCTTGATACAAGCTTCCTAATAGCCTATCACAATAAGAGAGACGAACATCATGATAGAGCTAGAGAGCTAAGGCCGGAAAAGATTGTGGTCAACGATTACATATACGCTGAAGTTTTAGATACCATTTACTCTTCCCAGGGAAAAAAGAAAGCAGTAAATTACTCCAAGTTTCTAGAAAAATCAGCGAAAGTCATCCCAGTAACGCAACCAATAATGAAGAAAACGGTTCAAAATTTTCAGGAAAAAGATCTCAGCTTCACAGACGCCTCAATAGCAGCCACTGCACAAAAACTAAATATGGATATAGTTTCCTTTGACAAAGACTTCGACCAATTCAAGGATGTAGAAAGGATTCACTGA
- a CDS encoding LamG domain-containing protein translates to MVKLKWNSNDFKDEQDSSGISDGIDTNGKLSQGYQHGSLTRGLVAYYPMEKGQGEVLLDGATGNHGQINPGTNGTNTSASDMWSANSNTGNNALSFDGTDDYVNLKTEIPPLRGEYTISAWINCGDLTSERVFLCPLSNNNISIRYDNSTDSLTYTHFGSSDNSTLNGRSPSASTWYHIVAVRDNPDVKLYINNTLEVKKSNSSNTEGVSGRIDAIGAIEGSSGPSSYHDGKIDDIRIYDRALSEPEIQALYNSGNGVQSGIKRTGQEVPSQNQGGISRYKLNGSVNDSWGENDGTDSTSTGFVDGVYDQAKEFDGSDDQVELPQNAFDSGDGSVTISKWIKTETTGTNVVPLSIEGVWVHRVNRDGNGKFSVTYTGSSADIISSQTTVNDGNWHHVVSTSDGSTTSIYVDGILENQQSQTQNTVSDLSAASTIGSNTGNAHYKGYVDDVRIYNQVLNPIQIEKLYNKGAYRISRGDTLQ, encoded by the coding sequence ATGGTAAAACTAAAATGGAACAGCAACGACTTCAAAGATGAACAGGACTCATCCGGAATCTCTGACGGAATAGACACTAACGGAAAACTAAGTCAAGGATATCAACACGGAAGCCTGACCAGAGGATTAGTAGCATACTACCCCATGGAGAAAGGGCAGGGAGAGGTTTTGCTGGACGGAGCCACTGGAAATCATGGACAGATTAACCCAGGAACCAACGGAACAAACACTTCTGCTTCTGACATGTGGTCTGCCAACTCCAATACAGGGAACAACGCACTAAGCTTCGACGGAACAGATGATTATGTAAATCTAAAAACCGAGATCCCTCCACTGAGAGGCGAGTATACAATATCTGCATGGATAAACTGCGGTGACCTGACCTCAGAAAGAGTCTTCCTATGCCCATTATCAAATAATAATATCAGCATAAGATATGATAACAGCACAGACTCACTGACATATACTCATTTCGGATCATCAGACAACTCAACGCTGAACGGAAGATCTCCCAGTGCATCAACCTGGTATCACATAGTAGCAGTAAGAGACAACCCAGATGTAAAACTCTACATCAACAATACCCTAGAAGTAAAAAAATCCAACTCCTCCAACACCGAAGGAGTATCAGGAAGAATAGATGCGATAGGAGCTATAGAAGGAAGCAGCGGACCAAGTTCCTACCATGACGGAAAAATAGACGATATACGAATCTACGACCGAGCACTTTCAGAACCAGAAATACAAGCATTGTACAACTCCGGAAATGGTGTACAAAGTGGAATAAAAAGGACTGGGCAAGAAGTTCCTAGTCAGAATCAGGGCGGAATCAGCAGATACAAATTAAACGGTTCAGTAAATGATTCATGGGGAGAAAATGATGGCACCGACAGTACAAGCACCGGATTTGTTGACGGGGTCTATGATCAGGCAAAGGAGTTTGATGGAAGTGACGACCAAGTAGAACTACCGCAGAATGCCTTTGATAGCGGCGACGGCAGCGTAACTATCTCCAAATGGATTAAAACAGAGACTACAGGCACAAATGTTGTCCCTCTATCGATAGAGGGAGTCTGGGTTCACAGAGTCAATAGAGATGGGAACGGAAAATTCAGTGTAACGTATACCGGCAGCTCTGCAGATATTATCTCATCTCAGACAACTGTCAATGACGGTAACTGGCATCACGTAGTTTCGACAAGTGATGGCAGCACTACATCCATATATGTAGATGGCATTCTTGAGAATCAGCAGTCTCAAACACAGAACACTGTATCTGACCTGTCCGCAGCCTCAACAATAGGATCCAACACCGGAAACGCACACTACAAAGGGTACGTTGACGATGTCCGAATCTACAACCAAGTCCTCAACCCAATCCAAATCGAAAAACTGTACAACAAAGGCGCTTACAGAATCAGCAGAGGTGATACACTGCAATGA
- a CDS encoding twin-arginine translocation signal domain-containing protein, whose amino-acid sequence MKQENEEAEGNISRRKFLKKAGLGLAGVGAFSMLPASAVDIKSSDLKFFGTDSNTEFDITDGGPATFDTEVVMNSNADMSSSDTLKLPTVNGDPSNPEEGEIWYDSSA is encoded by the coding sequence ATGAAACAAGAAAACGAAGAAGCTGAAGGAAACATAAGCAGGAGAAAATTCCTGAAAAAAGCCGGGCTCGGATTAGCAGGTGTAGGAGCATTCTCAATGCTTCCTGCATCAGCAGTCGACATAAAAAGCAGTGACCTGAAGTTCTTTGGAACTGACAGCAACACAGAGTTCGATATAACCGACGGTGGACCAGCAACGTTTGACACAGAAGTAGTCATGAACTCAAACGCCGACATGTCATCCTCAGATACATTGAAACTGCCAACAGTGAACGGTGACCCTTCAAATCCGGAAGAAGGAGAAATCTGGTACGACTCCAGCGCATAA
- a CDS encoding metallophosphoesterase, giving the protein MKIGVISDTHDNLSLTRKAVEFFEAEKVEAVIHCGDMIAPFTAELFDADFDFYAVRGNNDGEWSLKETVEQFGEFYNNIADLEFSGKKIAVYHGTEEEIVEGLVEKDYDYVFRGHTHRKKVESHGDTTELNPGGIKLLGQEEEFNFAVVDLEEDEIGFHEIID; this is encoded by the coding sequence ATGAAGATTGGAGTAATCTCAGATACACACGACAACTTGAGTTTGACTAGGAAAGCAGTGGAATTCTTCGAAGCTGAGAAAGTTGAGGCAGTTATTCACTGTGGAGACATGATTGCACCTTTCACTGCAGAACTCTTCGACGCAGACTTTGATTTCTATGCAGTCAGAGGAAATAATGATGGAGAGTGGAGTCTGAAAGAGACAGTTGAACAGTTTGGAGAGTTCTACAATAATATCGCAGACTTAGAGTTTTCTGGTAAGAAGATAGCTGTTTATCACGGTACTGAAGAAGAAATTGTAGAAGGGTTAGTTGAGAAGGATTACGATTATGTTTTCCGAGGTCACACTCATCGTAAAAAAGTGGAGAGTCATGGAGACACTACTGAGTTAAATCCGGGCGGCATCAAGCTGCTGGGACAGGAGGAAGAGTTCAATTTTGCGGTTGTTGATTTAGAAGAAGATGAAATAGGGTTTCATGAGATAATTGATTAG